The DNA sequence AGTCTGCTGGTGCTGACGCTGTTCGTGCGGCAGGGGCGCGAGCTGGAGCGGCAGCGTGTCCAGCGGCAGGCCGAGATCGTGGAGGAGCGTGACCGGCTCGAAGCGGAAGTGCTGCGGCGCACCGGCGACCTCACGGAGCTGGCCCGGCACCTGCAGACTGCACGTGAAGACGAGCGCGCGCACCTGGCGCGCGAGTTGCACGACGAACTGGGTGCGCTGCTCACCACCGCCAAGCTCGACGCGGCCCGCATCCGGCCCAAGCTGCAGCAGACCCTGCCCGATCTGGTGCCCTGCCTGTCGCATCTGACAGAAACGCTCAACAGCGGCATCGCCCTCAAGCGCCGCATCATCGAGGACCTCCGGCCCTCCACCCTCAGCACGCTGGGCCTGCTCCCCGCGCTGGAGATCCTCTGCGGGGAAGTCCAGGAACGCTCCGGCCTGGACATCCTGACCCGGTTCGAGCCGGTCAGCCTGTCGTCCAGCGCCGATCTCACGGTCTACCGGGTGGTGCAGGAAGCGCTGACCAACATCGTCAAGTACGCCCAGGCCAGGACCGTGCAGGTCGAATTGCACAACGAGCCGGAGCGCGTGTGCGTGCGCGTGGAAGACGATGGCGTCGGCTTCGACCTGTCGCAGACCCGCATCGGGAGTCATGGGCTGCGCGGCATGCGTTTCCGCGTGGAATCCGAGAACGGTCGGCTGGAGATTGCGTCCCGCGCCGGGCAGGGCACCGAGCTGACGGCCTGCCTGCCCCGCGTGGCGCAGGGGCAGGGGTAGGACGGTACCTACGCGCACGCGCCCGCCGATCCGACACGGCATCGCGGCGCGGTCCGCCCCCGGCGGGGCTGGGCAGCTCCTACGATGGACCCATCGCGACATGCACCACGCATCACGTCGCGTCCATCCCCCCCGGAGCCGCCGTGCTCCCCCTGCTCAGGAGTCCACCATGCTGCACTACACCGTCGTTTTCCTGGTCATCGCGCTGATCGCTGCCGTGCTCGGCTTTGGTGGCATTGCCGCCGGAGCGGCCGGCATCGCCAAGATCCTGTTCCTGGTGTTCCTGGTCTTTGCGGCCATCTCCTTCGTGGTCGGCCTCACGCGCAAGGGCTGAATGCATGCGCCCTTACACCTGCCCGAAGTGCCAGCACAGCCTCTTCTTCGAGAACACCGAGTGCCTGAACTGCGGCGCCATCCTGGGTTTCGACCCCGTGGGGATGCAGATGGTGGCCTTCGATCCGCCAGGTGTGCCTGACGCACCGTGGCCGCTTCTGGCGGATGCTGGGCCGCCGATGCAGCCCTGCCGCACCCGCCTGGAGTATTCGGCCTGCAACTGGATGGTCTCGGACAACGATCCGCAACAGCTCTGCCAGAGCTGCCGGCTCACCGCGACCCGGCCGGACCTGAGCGTCGCGGGCCACCGCCAGATGTGGGCCGAATACGAGCAGGCCAAGCGCCGTCTGGTCTATGGCCTGCTGCGGATCGGGCTGAAGCCCGAGCCCAAGCAGGATCCCGGCGACGACCAGGGGCTGGCCTTTCACTTCCTGGCGTCTCAGCCCGGCCAGCCGCCCGTGATGACGGGGCACGACCGCGGAACCATCATCCTGAGCCTGGACGAGGCCGACAGCGTGCACCGCGAGTCGGTCCGGTCCGACTTCGGCGAGCCATGGCGCACCCTGCTGGGCCACGTGCGCCACGAAACCAGCCACTACCTGCAACACCGCTGGATCGAGACCGACAGTGCAGCGACCAGCCTCTTTCGCGAGGTGTTCGGTGACGAACGCGCCGACTACGGTCAGGCCCTGGCCCGGCACCATGCGGACGGCCCGCCGGCGGACTGGCCCCAGCACTACATCAGCAGCTACGCCAGTTCGCATCCCCACGAGGACTGGGCCGAGACCTGCGCCCACGTGCTGCTGGTGCAGGACGCGGTCGAGACGGCGCAGTCCTGGGGGCTGTCGCTGTCCAGTCCGGTCGCCAATTCCCAGTCGTCGGCCGACCTGCTCGATGCTCAGTCGTGGAGCGATCTGCTGCTGTCCCAGTGGCTTCCCGTGGCGCAGTTCCTGAACGCCATCAACCGGAGCATCGGCGTGGCGGACAGCTACCCCTTCCTCATGCCGTCGCAGGTGGTCCGGAAGATGTCCACCGCCGCCCGGCTGTTGCGGGGCGCGGCGCAGCGCAATGCCTGAGGGGGGATGAACACCCGCCGGGCGAGTTCGTCGACTACGCGGCGTCCAAGGGCGCCATCGACAGCTTCACCCTCGGCCTGGCGCGCGAAGTCGCGGGGGAAGGCATCCGCGTCAACGCGGTCGCGCGGGCGGTGCTGTGGCTGCTGTCGGCGGAGGCGCCGTACATCACGGGGACCGTGGTGGACGTGTCCGGGGGGCGCTGATCTCGGCCCTCATGCGTCCACGAGCTGCCGCACGATCAGCGCCTTGACCGGCGGCAGCCGCTCGGCGAGGTGCAGCGTGGCCTGCCGCACCAGCCGGGCCGCGGGCCGGTCGTCGGTGAACAGGCGCACGATGGCGTTGGTGCCGTGGAAGATCCAGCGGGCGGTGTCGCGGTGTTCGCGGTCGTAGGCGGCCAGTGCGACGGGGTCGGCGGGGTCCGGCACCACGTCGCCCCGCGCACGCGCCTTGAGGTGGCGCGCCAGCGTCTCGGCGCTGTAGAGGCCAAGGTTGAAGCCGTGTGCGGTGACCGGGTGCATGCCGACCGCGGCGTCACCGACCAGTGCGACCCGGTCGGTGACCAGCCGCGGCGCCCAGGTCGCCACCAGCGGGTAGAGGTGTCGGCGCGATTCGTCGCCCGGCGCGGGGGTGAGGTCGCCGAGTTGCCCGCCGAGCCAGCCGGCCACCGTGTGCGCGTAGTCCTCGATCGGCTGGGCCATCCACTGCCGCGCCAGTTCGCTTGGCGCGGTGACGACGAAGGACGACTGGTGCAGCGGCCGGCCGGTGCCGTCGTCGGGCGCGTCGGCCAGCGGCAGCACCGCCAGTGTGTGGCCGAGGTGGAACGCCTCGCGGGCGACGGCGTCGTGCGGCCGGGTGTGGCGCAGGCGGCCGACGATGGCGCTGCGGCCGAAGTCGTGCAGGTCGGCGACGAGCCCGGCCATGCGGCGGGCGCCGGACAGCCGGCCGTCGGCAGCCACCAGCAGCGAGGCGCGCACCTGCCGCGGGCCGTCCGGACCGGCGAGCGTCACGGTCACGCCGTCGGCGTCGCGGCTGAAGTCCTCCAGGCGGGTGCGCTCGGAGACCGTGATGCGTTCGGGGAACTCGGTGCAGCGCTGCCACAGCGCGCGGCGCAGCGCGTTCTGCGACACCAGTGTGCCGAGCCGCTCGGCACTCGCCACCCCCGGCGCACCCGGGCCGATCAGGTCGCGCAGGATCGACGGCACCGGCAGGCGGGGCAGCGGTGGCAGCGGGAACGGCGGCTTGAACGGGAACGGCAGCGTGGAACGTGCATGCGACGCATCGAGGTGCAGCGACGCGGCTTGCCCGCCCGTGCTGACCGCGGCGGCGTGCAGCGGTGCGCGGGCCGCGGCCGGCAAGCGGTCCCAGACACCCCAGTCGCGCAGCAGCGCCTCGGTCCGGTGGGTCAGCGCGAGTTCTCGGCCGTCTGGCGGCGGATCGGCCAGCGTCGCGGCGTCCTGCGGATCGACCAGCCGCACGCGCAAGCCCAGCGGCGCCAGTGCCAGCGCGGTGGACAGGCCGGTCGGGCCGGCGCCAGCGATCAGCACGTCGACACAGTCGGGGGCGGGGGAAGCAGCGGAGTCAGGGGCGGTGGCGGCGGACACGGTTTGGCGGGGTGATTGAACGTCCGGTGATGGTGAGGGGGTGGACCGTGAACGGGCTTGTCCGCGGTCAAGTGCAGCCAACACCGTCGGTCGGCGTATAGTCCACAACAAGACTGCCTTCAGTCTCGTCATGGACGATCCCATGCAGGAGTTCACCGCATGACCGCACTGCACCCCGCCGCGCCCCCACCCGCCGCCACCGCCCACCGGCTCGCCTACCGCCCGACCCACGGCGTCGACGACTTCGTCCGGCAGATCGCCCAGGCCACACCGCTGGAGCTGGTCGAGATCGAGCGCCACGGCGTGGCCGGGATCTTCCTGAAAGACCTGTCCCGGCGCATGCAGATCCCGGCGACCCGCATGTTCACGATGCTCGGCGTGCCCAAGGCGACGGCGGAGAAGAAGTCGGCCGCGGGTGAATCCCTGAGCGGCAGTGGCGGACAGGCCGCGATCGGCGTGGCCCGGCTGCTGAGCATCGCGCAGGCGATCGTCAGCAACTCGACCGCGCCAGAGGCGGCCGATTTCGACGCGGCGAAGTGGCTCGGGCAGTGGCTCGAATGCCCGCAACCCGCACTCGGCGGGCGCAAGCCGGGTGACCTGATCGACACGCCGACGGGCATCGAGGTGGTGTCGCGGCTGCTGGGGGCGATCGAGAGTGGGGCGTACCAGTGATCCTGTGGCGCATCGCGGCGGACACGCGCCGCTACGCCGCCGATGACCTGAGCGGTGGTGGCGCGGCGGCCTACCCAGGGCGGTGGAACGACGAGCAGCAGCCGGTGCTCTACACCGCGCCGACGATCGCCATCGCCGTGCTCGAAACCGCGGCGCACCTGGATGACCACGGTTTGCCGCTGAACCGCTATCTGGTGCGGATCGACGTGCCGGAGGACGTGTGGGCGCGGCGCGAGACGCTGGACGTGGCCGCGCTGCCGGTGACGTGGGCGTCGATTCCGGCGGGGCGGGCCAGCGTGAAGATCGGGGCGGAGTGGCTCGCCTCGATGCGGTCAGCGGTGCTGCTGGTGCCGTCGGTGATCGTGCCGGAGGAGTCGGCGGCGCTGGTGAACACGCGGCATCCGCAGGCGCAGGGGCTGCGGGCGGGGATCGTGCGGCGGTTTGAGTACAACCGGTTGTTCAGGGCGGGGTGAACGATGCACTCTCGCTTGCCGTTCCCTGCTTGGCTTGATGGACCTCAGGGGAAAACAGACTGGCCAGTGCGCGGCCACCTGCGGCCCTGATCCGGGCGACCCGCGCGGCTGCAAGATCGCCGCGGCTGCGGTTCCAGGTCTAGGCAGACACGTCCCGGCACCACCGCCGCGCCTGCGCCACCGCCTCGACCAGCCGCGCCTCGGCCCCGGCGCTCAGGGCGTCCCCCAGTTCAAACCGATCCCCGGCCACGCTCAGCAGCCACACCGGCGGCACCGCCTGCGGCGTCCCG is a window from the Sphaerotilus montanus genome containing:
- a CDS encoding CHASE3 domain-containing protein — translated: MAVLMLCVSELSYRESAGQLDQLVLKGQVRVQALQMLQRISDAESGKRGYLLVGGAEYMAPYVRAHDEALRTLAEMKRLYAELHDAEGESRRLELVRLVEARFGEMDEVLRLHGSGKSHLALEIVRSGIGRDLMDRVRVAVDALVQHENARIATGLKSVYETLWMSRIGVATMTLISLLVLTLFVRQGRELERQRVQRQAEIVEERDRLEAEVLRRTGDLTELARHLQTAREDERAHLARELHDELGALLTTAKLDAARIRPKLQQTLPDLVPCLSHLTETLNSGIALKRRIIEDLRPSTLSTLGLLPALEILCGEVQERSGLDILTRFEPVSLSSSADLTVYRVVQEALTNIVKYAQARTVQVELHNEPERVCVRVEDDGVGFDLSQTRIGSHGLRGMRFRVESENGRLEIASRAGQGTELTACLPRVAQGQG
- a CDS encoding DUF1328 domain-containing protein, giving the protein MLHYTVVFLVIALIAAVLGFGGIAAGAAGIAKILFLVFLVFAAISFVVGLTRKG
- a CDS encoding zinc-binding metallopeptidase family protein → MRPYTCPKCQHSLFFENTECLNCGAILGFDPVGMQMVAFDPPGVPDAPWPLLADAGPPMQPCRTRLEYSACNWMVSDNDPQQLCQSCRLTATRPDLSVAGHRQMWAEYEQAKRRLVYGLLRIGLKPEPKQDPGDDQGLAFHFLASQPGQPPVMTGHDRGTIILSLDEADSVHRESVRSDFGEPWRTLLGHVRHETSHYLQHRWIETDSAATSLFREVFGDERADYGQALARHHADGPPADWPQHYISSYASSHPHEDWAETCAHVLLVQDAVETAQSWGLSLSSPVANSQSSADLLDAQSWSDLLLSQWLPVAQFLNAINRSIGVADSYPFLMPSQVVRKMSTAARLLRGAAQRNA
- a CDS encoding FAD-dependent monooxygenase is translated as MSAATAPDSAASPAPDCVDVLIAGAGPTGLSTALALAPLGLRVRLVDPQDAATLADPPPDGRELALTHRTEALLRDWGVWDRLPAAARAPLHAAAVSTGGQAASLHLDASHARSTLPFPFKPPFPLPPLPRLPVPSILRDLIGPGAPGVASAERLGTLVSQNALRRALWQRCTEFPERITVSERTRLEDFSRDADGVTVTLAGPDGPRQVRASLLVAADGRLSGARRMAGLVADLHDFGRSAIVGRLRHTRPHDAVAREAFHLGHTLAVLPLADAPDDGTGRPLHQSSFVVTAPSELARQWMAQPIEDYAHTVAGWLGGQLGDLTPAPGDESRRHLYPLVATWAPRLVTDRVALVGDAAVGMHPVTAHGFNLGLYSAETLARHLKARARGDVVPDPADPVALAAYDREHRDTARWIFHGTNAIVRLFTDDRPAARLVRQATLHLAERLPPVKALIVRQLVDA
- a CDS encoding antitoxin Xre/MbcA/ParS toxin-binding domain-containing protein is translated as MTALHPAAPPPAATAHRLAYRPTHGVDDFVRQIAQATPLELVEIERHGVAGIFLKDLSRRMQIPATRMFTMLGVPKATAEKKSAAGESLSGSGGQAAIGVARLLSIAQAIVSNSTAPEAADFDAAKWLGQWLECPQPALGGRKPGDLIDTPTGIEVVSRLLGAIESGAYQ
- a CDS encoding RES family NAD+ phosphorylase, producing MILWRIAADTRRYAADDLSGGGAAAYPGRWNDEQQPVLYTAPTIAIAVLETAAHLDDHGLPLNRYLVRIDVPEDVWARRETLDVAALPVTWASIPAGRASVKIGAEWLASMRSAVLLVPSVIVPEESAALVNTRHPQAQGLRAGIVRRFEYNRLFRAG